A genomic region of uncultured Paludibaculum sp. contains the following coding sequences:
- a CDS encoding Stp1/IreP family PP2C-type Ser/Thr phosphatase, with amino-acid sequence MMSWLSKWTAKPEPSGDMPPTDPPLASLLSDTGCHRQLNEDSARIVRAGERGLLLVVADGMGGHKAGEVASQTAVEMIEQEYRSARGTPGEALAKAFQRAHREILNLAAHDPSLKGMGTTCTALAIVHREAWAAHVGDSRLYLIRDGGIYQLSEDHTQCMELVRQGAMTLAEAHKHEDRNVLCRAMGTRPDLDAMTWPEPLPVQAGDCFLLCSDGLHDLVTNAEIRGVVAGSDTQEACQKLVQMARDRGGYDNITVAIARIPTAEQPEAMKPTRQLEVTE; translated from the coding sequence ATGATGTCCTGGCTTTCGAAATGGACGGCCAAGCCGGAGCCTTCCGGCGACATGCCCCCGACGGATCCCCCGCTGGCCAGCCTGCTCTCCGACACCGGCTGCCATCGCCAGTTGAATGAGGACTCCGCCCGCATCGTGAGGGCAGGCGAACGTGGCCTCCTCCTTGTGGTGGCCGATGGCATGGGCGGCCACAAAGCGGGCGAGGTGGCGAGTCAGACCGCGGTTGAGATGATCGAGCAGGAGTATCGCTCGGCCCGCGGCACGCCGGGTGAAGCGTTGGCCAAGGCGTTTCAGCGCGCGCATCGCGAAATCCTCAATCTGGCTGCCCACGATCCGTCGCTGAAGGGCATGGGCACCACCTGCACCGCGCTGGCGATCGTCCATCGTGAAGCCTGGGCCGCCCATGTGGGCGACAGCCGGCTCTACCTCATTCGCGATGGCGGCATCTATCAGCTCTCCGAAGACCATACGCAATGCATGGAACTGGTGCGGCAGGGGGCGATGACCCTGGCCGAGGCCCACAAGCACGAGGATCGCAACGTGCTCTGCCGCGCCATGGGCACCCGTCCCGATCTCGACGCCATGACGTGGCCGGAGCCGTTGCCAGTGCAGGCCGGCGACTGCTTCCTGCTCTGCTCCGACGGACTGCACGACCTCGTGACCAATGCCGAAATCCGCGGCGTGGTGGCCGGTTCGGACACCCAGGAGGCCTGCCAGAAACTGGTCCAAATGGCTCGGGATCGCGGCGGCTACGACAACATCACCGTGGCTATCGCCCGAATCCCCACAGCGGAACAGCCAGAGGCGATGAAACCCACACGCCAACTGGAGGTAACGGAATGA
- a CDS encoding beta-ketoacyl-[acyl-carrier-protein] synthase family protein: MRRVAVTGVGVISALGANCAAFWKSLSDGVSGIGPITAVDCSPLRFANGAEVRGFDPFLHFDPKVAMQLDRSVQLAGVAAAEALRTSSLHPQPERTAVVTGCCVGGKWTEDETYRQLYAEKKTRFDPLTIPRVMANGSASWISMHHGITGPAYTVSTACASAAHAIGQAFWMVRSGMVDAAVAGGNEAPFAFGMLRGWEAMRVVSPDTCRPFTLDRKGLILGEGAAMLVLEPLESARARGAHVIAEICGFGMTSDASHITMPSAEGAAAAIRAALADGGLAPEQIGYINAHGTGTPANDSTETKAIRSVFAAPPPVSSTKSMHGHTLGAAGALEAAAVLMAFERDLLPPTANFTQPDPACDLDVIPNEARAGQVEAALSNSFAFGGLNAVLAFRHAD; encoded by the coding sequence ATGAGGCGTGTCGCCGTTACGGGCGTGGGCGTCATCTCGGCCCTTGGTGCCAACTGCGCGGCCTTCTGGAAGTCGTTGTCGGATGGCGTGTCGGGCATCGGGCCCATCACCGCCGTCGACTGCTCGCCCCTGCGCTTCGCCAATGGGGCCGAGGTGCGGGGCTTCGACCCCTTTCTCCACTTCGATCCGAAGGTGGCGATGCAGCTCGACCGGTCCGTCCAGTTGGCTGGTGTGGCGGCGGCGGAAGCCTTGAGGACCTCGAGTCTGCATCCACAGCCGGAACGCACAGCGGTGGTCACCGGCTGCTGTGTCGGAGGGAAATGGACCGAGGACGAGACTTACCGTCAGCTCTATGCGGAAAAGAAGACGCGTTTCGACCCGTTGACAATTCCACGGGTGATGGCCAATGGCTCAGCGAGTTGGATCTCCATGCATCATGGCATCACGGGGCCGGCGTACACGGTTTCCACCGCCTGTGCCTCGGCGGCCCATGCCATCGGGCAAGCGTTCTGGATGGTGCGCTCCGGCATGGTGGACGCAGCCGTGGCGGGTGGGAACGAAGCTCCGTTTGCCTTTGGCATGCTCCGCGGCTGGGAGGCCATGCGTGTGGTGTCTCCGGACACTTGCCGCCCCTTCACGCTCGACCGCAAGGGCCTCATTTTGGGCGAGGGCGCGGCGATGCTGGTCCTGGAGCCTCTGGAATCCGCCAGGGCTCGCGGAGCCCATGTCATTGCGGAGATCTGCGGGTTCGGCATGACCTCCGACGCGTCACACATCACCATGCCTTCGGCGGAAGGGGCGGCTGCCGCCATAAGGGCCGCGCTGGCCGATGGCGGGCTCGCGCCGGAGCAGATCGGCTACATCAACGCGCACGGCACCGGCACCCCGGCCAACGACTCGACCGAGACCAAGGCAATTCGCTCTGTGTTTGCCGCTCCGCCGCCAGTGAGCTCTACCAAGTCCATGCACGGCCATACTTTGGGCGCGGCCGGTGCGCTGGAAGCCGCGGCGGTGTTGATGGCCTTCGAGCGGGATTTGCTGCCGCCCACCGCCAACTTCACGCAGCCTGATCCGGCCTGTGACCTGGATGTCATTCCCAACGAGGCCCGAGCCGGGCAGGTTGAGGCGGCCCTGTCGAACTCATTTGCTTTCGGCGGGCTGAACGCCGTACTGGCCTTCCGGCACGCTGACTGA
- a CDS encoding DUF5666 domain-containing protein: MRTTATLLTAVLGLCCLAAAAQDPAMAAMPTFLGTVKGIDGKVLSLESDDGNSMQFTCTRKTVFYDGKKRIKATDLKPGEYVSVQAKMAPDQTLDAVVVRREQRPDA; the protein is encoded by the coding sequence ATGCGCACCACCGCGACACTCCTCACGGCAGTTTTAGGCCTGTGCTGCCTGGCCGCCGCGGCCCAGGACCCAGCCATGGCGGCGATGCCCACGTTTCTCGGGACAGTGAAAGGCATCGACGGCAAAGTTCTTTCCCTGGAATCGGATGACGGCAACTCGATGCAGTTCACGTGCACCCGCAAGACCGTGTTCTACGACGGCAAGAAACGCATCAAAGCCACCGATCTGAAGCCCGGCGAGTATGTCTCGGTGCAGGCCAAGATGGCTCCGGACCAGACCCTGGACGCGGTAGTCGTCCGCCGCGAGCAGCGCCCCGACGCCTGA
- a CDS encoding trypsin-like peptidase domain-containing protein, translating into METHILIKIRNAAKSGQTEEFSATKHHELIIGRDPACELRFDAESDLVSRRHAKITQASGDSHEYTVADLGSRNGTFVNHQRIFSAVALNCGDIVQLGPGGPEFEFDLEPRPAELVKATRLADSVVVSSGSPLPPTRESAPVPASGGGIGKATVERMIGETKRQSNRILYAVAGSLLLVVAALATWFYFARSKPTVVVQKIEQKLSPTGLTPTQITQNNTDATVEFEVGWKLVDMESGKQLFHVVVPNRQAAKDKEGKPVKGKDGKPQEEEIVQGAGDYLPAFMILENRLEPVLTTDEGGGKNFPIGGRHFGSGFVVSNDGFILTNRHVAAAWHSSYGFSNEQVRAGLVLIPGEREMQKKPIPVQQFPGYWVPAQAKLVVEAGSLQQIQPNVLKGKALEGRNDYLDVAFAKNRIRIPAKLSRISDRMDVAMVKIDLPQTLKKVELNDNWETVKVGDPVVILGYPQVSSMVPVIDVAASRDILNQQVIQKEVADPTLSSGNISRIVRGQVTASEGAHFGGDFYQLTINSTGHGNSGGPMFDDQGRVIGIFTLGWTDQQGATVTGSIPIRYGMELMGVHPAQN; encoded by the coding sequence GTGGAAACCCACATACTCATCAAGATTCGGAACGCCGCCAAGTCTGGGCAGACCGAGGAGTTCTCCGCCACCAAACACCACGAGCTGATCATCGGCCGCGACCCCGCCTGCGAGCTCCGATTCGATGCCGAGTCCGATTTGGTCAGCCGTCGCCACGCCAAGATCACGCAGGCATCCGGTGACAGCCACGAGTACACAGTTGCCGACCTGGGCAGCCGCAACGGCACTTTCGTCAATCATCAACGGATATTCAGCGCTGTTGCTCTCAATTGTGGCGACATCGTTCAGCTCGGCCCAGGTGGACCCGAGTTCGAGTTCGACCTCGAGCCGCGACCCGCGGAACTGGTCAAGGCGACACGCCTCGCCGATAGCGTCGTCGTCAGTTCCGGCTCCCCATTGCCGCCAACGCGAGAATCCGCACCAGTGCCGGCATCCGGCGGAGGCATCGGGAAAGCAACGGTGGAACGGATGATCGGGGAGACCAAGAGGCAGTCGAACCGGATCCTCTACGCAGTGGCTGGCAGTCTGCTGCTGGTCGTCGCGGCGCTGGCCACCTGGTTCTACTTCGCCCGCTCGAAACCGACGGTGGTCGTACAGAAGATTGAACAGAAGCTCTCCCCCACCGGGCTCACCCCCACACAGATCACCCAGAACAACACCGACGCCACCGTGGAGTTCGAGGTCGGCTGGAAACTCGTCGACATGGAGAGCGGCAAGCAGCTCTTCCACGTCGTGGTTCCCAACCGGCAGGCCGCGAAAGACAAGGAGGGGAAGCCGGTGAAAGGGAAGGATGGCAAGCCCCAGGAGGAAGAAATCGTCCAAGGCGCGGGCGACTACCTTCCAGCCTTCATGATCCTTGAGAACCGCCTGGAGCCGGTGCTCACCACCGACGAGGGCGGAGGCAAGAACTTTCCCATCGGCGGGCGGCACTTCGGCAGCGGCTTTGTCGTGAGCAACGACGGATTCATCCTAACCAACCGGCACGTCGCGGCGGCCTGGCACTCCTCCTATGGGTTTAGCAACGAGCAGGTCCGCGCCGGCCTGGTGCTCATCCCCGGTGAGCGGGAAATGCAGAAGAAGCCAATCCCCGTCCAGCAGTTCCCAGGCTACTGGGTGCCTGCTCAGGCCAAGTTGGTGGTAGAGGCCGGCTCGCTGCAACAGATCCAGCCGAACGTCCTGAAAGGCAAGGCGCTGGAAGGCCGCAACGACTATCTGGATGTCGCGTTCGCCAAGAATCGCATCCGGATTCCCGCCAAACTCTCCCGCATCTCAGACCGTATGGATGTCGCGATGGTGAAGATCGATCTACCACAGACGCTGAAGAAGGTCGAGCTGAACGACAACTGGGAGACCGTCAAAGTGGGCGATCCGGTCGTGATCCTCGGGTACCCCCAGGTCTCCTCCATGGTGCCGGTAATTGACGTCGCCGCCTCACGCGACATCCTGAACCAACAGGTGATCCAGAAGGAGGTCGCCGACCCGACCCTCTCTTCGGGCAACATCTCGCGCATCGTGCGTGGACAGGTCACCGCCTCGGAAGGCGCGCACTTCGGCGGCGACTTCTACCAGTTGACGATCAACTCCACTGGCCACGGGAATAGCGGCGGACCGATGTTCGACGACCAGGGCCGGGTCATCGGCATCTTCACCCTGGGCTGGACCGACCAGCAGGGCGCGACGGTCACGGGCTCGATTCCCATCCGCTATGGGATGGAACTGATGGGCGTCCACCCGGCCCAGAACTGA
- a CDS encoding serine/threonine-protein kinase has translation MRNAWIGEYRVVELIGAGGMGEVYKAVHAHLGRVIAIKVLSPGLADGAALKRFYSEADIQASLQHPGVADYLGFYEYEGRPCILMEYVEGETLASIIERRGALPIEEAVHIVREIAGVVAHLHARGVIHRDLKTSNVKITPTGQIKILDFGIAQHQRSERLTRAGAVAGTPAALAPEQLRGEAVTCATDVWQLGILFYETLSGQLPFQGGTSQEAFARILYAQCPDITQCRPGVPAPVARVVTRCLEKDPAKRYGSAAELHRAVSQPEAAKSWRHGLVAAIGAALLVAGGIAVAVRSGHSEVPQRAEAVRKTPADLKSVTVDTMDGAAEVYREGALVGTTPYQVQVRPGDTVHLTLKREGFQDLPVQFEPTERRSYTYTLQTQRREQK, from the coding sequence ATGCGCAATGCGTGGATTGGTGAGTACCGTGTCGTCGAGCTCATAGGCGCCGGCGGTATGGGAGAGGTGTACAAAGCCGTCCACGCGCACCTCGGCCGCGTTATTGCCATCAAGGTCCTCTCGCCCGGGTTGGCCGACGGCGCGGCGCTGAAGCGGTTCTACAGCGAGGCTGACATCCAGGCCAGCCTCCAGCATCCTGGCGTGGCCGACTACCTCGGTTTCTATGAGTATGAGGGCCGGCCCTGCATCCTCATGGAGTATGTGGAGGGTGAAACCCTGGCCTCCATCATCGAGCGCCGCGGGGCACTCCCCATCGAGGAAGCGGTCCACATCGTCAGGGAGATCGCCGGAGTCGTCGCGCATCTCCATGCCCGTGGAGTCATCCACCGCGACCTCAAGACAAGCAACGTGAAGATCACCCCCACGGGACAGATCAAGATCCTCGACTTCGGCATCGCGCAACACCAGCGGTCCGAACGTTTGACACGCGCCGGTGCGGTGGCCGGCACCCCGGCTGCCCTGGCTCCCGAGCAACTACGCGGCGAGGCCGTCACCTGTGCCACCGATGTATGGCAGCTCGGAATCCTGTTCTACGAGACACTCAGCGGCCAACTCCCCTTCCAGGGGGGCACCAGCCAGGAGGCCTTCGCCCGCATCCTCTACGCCCAATGCCCGGACATCACCCAGTGCCGGCCTGGCGTGCCCGCGCCGGTGGCCCGGGTCGTCACTCGCTGCCTGGAAAAGGACCCCGCCAAACGCTACGGTTCGGCGGCGGAATTGCACCGGGCCGTCAGCCAACCGGAGGCCGCCAAATCCTGGCGGCATGGGCTCGTCGCCGCCATCGGTGCCGCGCTGCTGGTTGCGGGCGGTATCGCGGTGGCCGTGCGCAGCGGCCATTCGGAGGTGCCCCAGAGAGCGGAAGCCGTTCGAAAGACGCCGGCGGACCTGAAGTCCGTCACCGTCGACACCATGGACGGCGCCGCAGAGGTCTATCGGGAAGGGGCGCTGGTCGGGACCACTCCCTACCAAGTGCAAGTCCGGCCTGGCGATACGGTCCACCTGACCCTGAAGCGCGAAGGCTTCCAGGACCTCCCCGTGCAATTCGAACCCACGGAGCGCCGCAGCTACACCTACACCCTGCAGACCCAGAGGAGAGAGCAGAAATAA
- a CDS encoding acyl carrier protein, protein MQEATSQRVIRVIAENQRIPVETIQAESTFQELNIDSLDGLHILFALEEEFDIDIPDDAGKEFTSIRQAIDGVEMLLARKQSTASGPA, encoded by the coding sequence ATGCAGGAAGCTACCAGCCAGCGCGTCATCCGAGTGATCGCTGAAAATCAGCGTATCCCGGTCGAAACAATTCAAGCCGAGAGCACCTTCCAGGAACTGAATATCGATTCTCTGGATGGGTTGCATATCCTCTTCGCCCTCGAAGAGGAATTTGATATTGATATCCCCGACGATGCGGGTAAGGAGTTCACCTCCATCCGCCAGGCGATCGACGGGGTGGAAATGCTGTTGGCGCGGAAGCAGTCCACCGCATCCGGCCCGGCATGA
- a CDS encoding class I SAM-dependent methyltransferase encodes MALLEPWMRRLRARYLLDRIPADARVLEVGSGSGWAGGYLRTKGVKAYTGMDLHGPADVVGDILQWPSLGLQAGSFDVIVAFEILEHVDCFEACRQLLKRDGLLILTTPAPEWDWLLKILENLGINQRRTSPHSNLFDARRVPGFRVASYRRFAGLAQWAVLRNEPAE; translated from the coding sequence ATGGCCCTTCTCGAACCCTGGATGAGGCGCCTGCGCGCCCGTTACCTGCTCGACCGCATCCCCGCCGACGCGCGGGTGCTCGAAGTGGGCTCCGGCTCAGGATGGGCCGGCGGTTATCTGCGTACCAAAGGTGTTAAAGCATATACCGGCATGGACTTGCACGGTCCAGCCGACGTCGTGGGTGACATCCTGCAATGGCCCAGCCTGGGGCTTCAGGCCGGTTCGTTTGACGTGATTGTGGCCTTTGAGATCCTGGAGCACGTGGACTGCTTCGAGGCCTGTCGACAGCTCCTGAAGCGGGATGGGCTCCTTATCCTCACCACGCCCGCGCCGGAGTGGGACTGGCTGCTGAAGATCCTCGAGAATCTGGGCATCAATCAGCGCCGTACTTCACCTCATTCCAACCTGTTCGACGCCCGCCGGGTGCCCGGTTTCCGAGTGGCCAGTTACCGGCGGTTCGCCGGTTTGGCTCAATGGGCGGTGCTGCGGAACGAACCCGCCGAATAG
- a CDS encoding YceI family protein: MRPLLLFPVLAASLMLPAHAAETILMFDPPQTQIRWTLDAFVHTVHGTFQLRSGTVRFDPATGDASGELIADARSGASGNDSRDGKMHKSVLESARFPDIVFKPRHVDGKLPAQGQATLQVHGSFILHGTEHEMTLPVQVNIEPGHVGADSKFSIPYIAWGLKNPSTFVLRVGEKVDLEIHAAARVVNNGAQ; encoded by the coding sequence ATGCGTCCTCTGCTCCTATTTCCCGTGCTGGCCGCCAGTCTGATGCTGCCGGCTCATGCGGCCGAAACGATCCTGATGTTCGATCCTCCGCAGACTCAGATTCGCTGGACTCTGGACGCATTCGTCCACACCGTGCACGGCACGTTCCAGTTGCGCAGCGGCACCGTACGTTTCGATCCGGCCACGGGCGACGCCTCCGGTGAACTCATCGCCGACGCGCGTAGCGGAGCCAGCGGCAACGATAGCCGGGACGGCAAGATGCACAAGAGCGTCTTGGAGAGCGCCAGGTTCCCTGACATCGTGTTCAAGCCCCGGCACGTCGACGGCAAGCTGCCGGCGCAGGGACAGGCGACGCTTCAGGTACACGGCAGTTTCATCCTCCACGGCACTGAGCACGAGATGACTTTGCCCGTCCAGGTGAATATTGAACCGGGGCACGTCGGCGCCGATTCCAAGTTCTCCATCCCCTACATTGCCTGGGGTCTGAAAAATCCCAGCACGTTTGTTCTTCGAGTCGGCGAAAAAGTAGACTTGGAGATTCACGCGGCGGCCCGGGTCGTAAACAACGGAGCTCAATAA
- a CDS encoding 3-oxoacyl-[acyl-carrier-protein] synthase III C-terminal domain-containing protein translates to MIIASAASALPKNKYDQRVLLAALKQFWGPKLDNPQFMERLHNRVGVESRHLALPMEQYYGIKTWGQANNHWIDVAVDLSEEALTLALERAGLDKSALGAIYFVSVTGIASPSVDARLMNRMRLPVNIKRVPIFGLGCVAGAAGVARAADYVRAFPKQVAAVIAVELCSLTLQHDDLSIANLISSGLFGDGAGIALVAGAEVPVNGPRILATRSVFYPDTEHVMGWDISEKGFRIVLSREVPEVVEQNLAGDVDAFLATEGLTRADIGSWVLHTGGPRVLEATSAALQLPPDALDASWACLRRTGNLSSASVLLVLEEVMMNRRPAPGTYSLMAAMGPAFCSELILLRW, encoded by the coding sequence ATGATCATTGCCAGCGCGGCTAGCGCTTTACCAAAGAACAAGTATGACCAGCGCGTACTGCTCGCCGCGTTGAAGCAGTTCTGGGGACCGAAGCTCGATAACCCCCAGTTCATGGAGCGCCTGCACAACCGTGTGGGCGTGGAGAGCCGTCACCTCGCACTGCCGATGGAGCAGTACTACGGGATCAAAACGTGGGGCCAGGCTAATAACCACTGGATTGACGTGGCTGTGGACCTGAGCGAAGAAGCGCTGACCCTCGCGCTGGAACGCGCCGGGCTGGACAAGTCCGCGCTGGGTGCCATCTATTTCGTTTCCGTCACAGGCATTGCCAGTCCGTCGGTGGACGCGAGATTGATGAACCGCATGCGTCTGCCGGTGAACATCAAGCGCGTACCCATCTTCGGACTCGGCTGCGTCGCCGGAGCGGCCGGTGTGGCCCGCGCCGCCGACTACGTGCGGGCCTTCCCAAAGCAGGTGGCCGCCGTGATCGCCGTCGAATTGTGCTCGCTCACCCTGCAGCACGACGACCTCTCCATAGCCAATCTCATCTCCTCGGGATTATTCGGCGACGGTGCGGGCATTGCCTTGGTGGCGGGTGCCGAGGTGCCTGTCAACGGTCCGCGCATCCTGGCCACCCGCTCAGTCTTCTACCCGGATACCGAGCATGTCATGGGCTGGGATATCTCGGAGAAGGGTTTTCGCATCGTGCTCTCGCGGGAAGTGCCCGAGGTAGTCGAACAGAACCTGGCCGGCGACGTGGACGCGTTTCTGGCTACTGAGGGGCTGACGCGGGCCGACATCGGGAGCTGGGTGCTGCACACCGGCGGACCGCGTGTCCTGGAGGCGACGAGCGCGGCGCTACAGTTGCCGCCGGACGCGCTCGATGCTTCGTGGGCCTGCCTGCGCCGCACGGGTAACCTTTCGTCCGCTTCCGTGCTGCTGGTGCTCGAAGAAGTGATGATGAATCGCCGGCCGGCGCCCGGCACATACAGCCTGATGGCGGCCATGGGGCCGGCGTTCTGTTCCGAACTGATTCTCCTGCGTTGGTGA
- a CDS encoding protein kinase gives MTAKTVGNYRFTRQLGAGGMGAVFEAIDVMVDRRVAIKMLRSEIASQPDLIERFRVEAATLAKLSHPCTATLFSFFRDGEDYYMVMEFVPGHTLEEILKRSGPLPVETAVSVMLQVLQGVSHAHSMGVLHRDIKPANIMITDDGHVKVTDFGIARVLGSSHLTRAGSVIGTLEYLAPERIRWEEADIRSDIYSVGVVLFETLTGRMPFTGDTDHALLQAHLELPPPSLWQMGVECDPALDAVVHRALEKRQDARFQSAQEFHDALAAVPIRTMKPTRLASPPPAVAETRLATAPLAATRLAPTIQAIPPRRRLLLWSVAGLAAMLTVVSGVTIWILRRPAPVVAPAPVVEAVRSAPASMVPVPAPAPALPAGLLDPPAPTSSTAPIVPAQSPRVTEKPIAPPRTAPVPQARKPLDLPPIETAAPAVKPPEPIEQPRAAAPPIETPPPPPARPAVRSLRDVKTVFVEKMQNDLDSYIKAEIAEQMPEYLAVVRRREDADAILSGRSEETSTTGSKVTGGYLGIKDQARGAVRLRDHTGRVDLWSAEAGDKAPIIGALKRGGSKKVAERLVGNLRKAMKATR, from the coding sequence ATGACCGCGAAAACAGTGGGCAACTACCGCTTCACCCGTCAACTGGGCGCCGGCGGCATGGGCGCCGTCTTTGAAGCCATCGACGTCATGGTGGACAGGCGTGTCGCCATCAAGATGCTACGCAGCGAGATCGCCAGCCAGCCGGACCTCATCGAACGCTTCCGGGTGGAAGCCGCGACACTGGCCAAGCTGAGCCACCCCTGCACGGCCACCCTGTTCAGCTTCTTCCGCGACGGGGAAGACTACTACATGGTGATGGAGTTCGTGCCGGGCCACACGCTGGAGGAGATCCTGAAACGCTCCGGCCCCCTACCTGTCGAAACGGCCGTCTCCGTGATGCTGCAGGTGTTGCAGGGAGTGTCACACGCCCACAGCATGGGCGTGCTGCATCGGGACATCAAGCCGGCCAACATCATGATCACGGACGACGGCCACGTGAAGGTCACCGACTTCGGCATCGCGCGGGTGCTGGGCTCCTCCCATCTCACCCGTGCCGGCAGCGTGATTGGCACGCTGGAGTATCTTGCACCCGAGCGCATCCGGTGGGAGGAGGCCGATATCCGATCTGACATTTACTCCGTCGGCGTCGTCCTCTTCGAGACTCTGACGGGTCGTATGCCATTCACGGGCGACACCGATCATGCGCTGTTGCAGGCCCATTTGGAACTGCCACCGCCGTCACTGTGGCAGATGGGGGTGGAGTGCGACCCGGCACTGGACGCCGTCGTGCATCGCGCACTCGAGAAACGGCAGGACGCGCGATTCCAATCCGCGCAGGAGTTCCACGACGCTTTGGCAGCCGTGCCGATCCGGACCATGAAGCCAACTCGCCTCGCCAGCCCACCGCCGGCTGTCGCCGAGACGCGGTTGGCGACAGCGCCGCTAGCTGCGACACGACTGGCACCCACCATCCAGGCGATACCGCCACGGAGAAGACTACTCCTCTGGTCGGTGGCCGGTCTCGCTGCAATGCTGACAGTCGTCTCAGGGGTGACCATCTGGATCCTGCGGCGGCCAGCCCCGGTGGTCGCTCCAGCCCCCGTCGTGGAAGCAGTTCGCAGTGCGCCGGCATCGATGGTTCCAGTCCCGGCTCCGGCTCCAGCCCTGCCGGCCGGATTGCTGGATCCGCCGGCACCCACAAGCAGCACGGCCCCGATTGTCCCCGCGCAATCGCCCAGAGTGACGGAGAAGCCGATCGCCCCGCCGCGGACAGCGCCCGTTCCGCAGGCTCGGAAGCCGTTGGATCTGCCACCCATTGAGACGGCCGCGCCGGCCGTGAAGCCACCAGAGCCTATCGAGCAACCGCGGGCGGCCGCACCCCCGATCGAAACACCTCCACCGCCCCCCGCAAGGCCTGCCGTCCGGTCGCTTCGCGACGTGAAGACTGTCTTCGTGGAGAAGATGCAAAACGACCTGGATTCCTACATCAAGGCCGAGATCGCCGAACAGATGCCCGAGTATCTGGCCGTGGTCCGGCGCAGGGAGGACGCGGATGCCATCCTCAGCGGCCGAAGCGAAGAGACGTCGACCACCGGCTCAAAGGTCACGGGCGGGTACCTCGGCATCAAGGATCAGGCGCGCGGTGCTGTGAGATTGCGCGACCACACAGGCCGCGTCGACCTTTGGTCCGCCGAAGCCGGAGACAAGGCTCCGATCATCGGAGCCCTGAAGCGCGGCGGCAGCAAGAAGGTGGCCGAGCGGCTGGTAGGCAACCTCAGAAAGGCCATGAAGGCCACACGGTAA
- a CDS encoding NAD(P)/FAD-dependent oxidoreductase — translation MATPFDTDIFIAGGGPAGLVAAIAARRKGFRVTVADSAHSAIDKACGEGLMPDAVEVLAGLGVSFAPEEYVPFHGIRFCGHDRAVEAAFPNGEGYGVRRTTLHRILAAKAGEAGVTLLWDSPVTGLEGQRVQMRNQSMTARFIVGADGAASAVRRWAGLDARLRDSHRFGFRRHFQVTPWTDHVEVHWASGCQIYVTPVAADQVNVALLSRSSDLRLDQALPLFPDLAQRLRGAVPASAERGSISASRRLRRACHGHVALIGDASGSVDAVTGEGLSLAFQQALALASAMELDDLGLYQAAHTRIRRRPALMADLMLLMDQRDRLRRRVFSVLSARPTLFADMLSMHVRGFSPRVLMTAAVTLGWNLLTA, via the coding sequence ATGGCAACGCCATTTGACACGGATATCTTCATTGCCGGGGGCGGCCCTGCCGGACTGGTGGCCGCCATCGCGGCGCGTCGCAAAGGCTTTCGCGTGACGGTCGCCGATAGTGCTCACAGTGCCATCGACAAGGCTTGCGGCGAAGGTCTGATGCCCGATGCCGTGGAGGTCCTGGCCGGGCTGGGTGTGTCGTTTGCCCCGGAAGAGTATGTCCCATTCCACGGAATCCGTTTTTGCGGCCATGACCGCGCTGTGGAAGCGGCGTTCCCCAACGGAGAGGGGTACGGAGTGCGCCGCACGACGCTCCACCGCATTCTCGCGGCCAAGGCCGGGGAAGCCGGAGTCACACTGCTCTGGGATTCGCCCGTCACCGGCCTGGAGGGACAGCGAGTCCAGATGCGCAATCAGTCGATGACCGCGCGTTTTATCGTGGGCGCCGATGGCGCCGCGTCGGCCGTCCGCCGCTGGGCCGGGCTCGATGCCCGCCTGCGCGATAGTCACCGGTTCGGATTCCGCCGGCATTTCCAGGTGACACCGTGGACCGACCATGTGGAAGTGCACTGGGCCTCCGGCTGCCAGATCTATGTCACGCCCGTGGCGGCCGATCAGGTGAATGTCGCATTGCTGTCGCGCTCTTCCGATCTGCGTCTGGATCAGGCGCTGCCTCTGTTCCCGGATCTCGCTCAACGGCTGCGCGGCGCCGTGCCCGCCTCCGCCGAGCGTGGTTCCATTTCGGCGTCCCGCCGCCTTCGGCGCGCCTGTCACGGCCACGTGGCGCTCATCGGTGATGCGTCCGGATCGGTGGATGCCGTGACAGGCGAAGGCTTGTCGCTGGCATTTCAACAGGCCCTGGCGCTGGCCTCGGCGATGGAGTTGGACGACCTGGGCCTCTACCAGGCCGCCCACACTCGCATTCGCCGCCGGCCCGCCCTGATGGCCGACCTCATGTTGTTGATGGATCAACGCGACCGCCTGCGGCGCCGTGTCTTCTCGGTGTTGTCGGCCCGCCCAACATTGTTTGCGGACATGCTCTCCATGCACGTCCGCGGATTCTCCCCTAGGGTCCTGATGACCGCCGCGGTCACTCTTGGGTGGAACTTGCTCACCGCCTGA